The Bradysia coprophila strain Holo2 unplaced genomic scaffold, BU_Bcop_v1 contig_151, whole genome shotgun sequence genome contains a region encoding:
- the LOC119074528 gene encoding uncharacterized protein LOC119074528 isoform X1 — MNFITVCVIVCAIALSFSFDFVNPLVQHKSTATNENENNGTRRIPGCHSVSGKCMRSPHVPIGAEPIDTARVDPAVSMEEFESGLKRRYLETSATIVDAWRKCNETYHVPSNESYDMFINPTWGVERALSKDAKCLIDCTMRKMGVMTDEGFQWSEYIDQIKKLRFVYTTFNINDKPDETRMQMWNAVFRQALEYSYRKCYINANFDEGSDSLDRHYCYGLAMSYYQAVKVCKDIRHAEGDSCETSLMIMKCIISDNRRRSYDVPFYPAVYTISVFPQETLANGTEAATTLN; from the exons ATGAATTTCATTACCGTTTGTGTAATCGTGTGCGCAATTGCGCTgagtttttcatttgattttgtgAATCCTCTGGTGCAGCATAAATCTACCGCAACTAAT gaaaatgaaaataatggcACTCGAAGAATTCCAGGCTGCCATTCTGTTTCTGGCAAATGTATGAGATCTCCTCATGTTCCGATT GGTGCTGAACCCATTGATACCGCTCGAGTCGATCCAGCCGTTTCTATGGAGGAATTCGAAAGCGGGCTGAAACGACGATATCTCGAAACGTCGGCAACAATCGTCGATGCATGGCGAAAATGCAACGAGACATACCACGTGCCGTCGAACGAATCATACGACATGTTTATAAATCCTACGTGGGGCGTCGAACGAGCATTGAGCAAAGATGCTAAATGTTTGATTGACTGTACGATGCGCAAAATGGGCGTG ATGACCGATGAGGGTTTTCAATGGTCAGAATATATAGACCAGATTAAGAAGCTTCGGTTCGTGTACACAACATTCAACATAAATGATAAGCCAGATGAGACAAGAATGCAGATGTGGAAtgcagtttttcgacaagCACTCGAATATTCCTATCGAAAGTGTTACATCAATGCGAATTTCGACGAAGGGTCGGATTCCCTTGATCGTCATTATTGCTACGGACTCGCGATGTCCTATTATCAGGCTGTTAAAGTTTGTAAGGACATTAGGCATGCGGAAGGCGATAG CTGTGAAACATCTTTGATGATAATGAAATGCATAATCAGTGACAACCGGAGACGATCGTATGATGTACCATTTTATCCGGCTGTTTATAcgatttcagtttttccacaAGAAACATTGGCTAATGGTACTGAAGCTGCTACAACTCTGAATTGA
- the LOC119074528 gene encoding uncharacterized protein LOC119074528 isoform X2, translating into MNFITVCVIVCAIALSFSFDFVNPLVQHKSTATNVGIPGCHSVSGKCMRSPHVPIGAEPIDTARVDPAVSMEEFESGLKRRYLETSATIVDAWRKCNETYHVPSNESYDMFINPTWGVERALSKDAKCLIDCTMRKMGVMTDEGFQWSEYIDQIKKLRFVYTTFNINDKPDETRMQMWNAVFRQALEYSYRKCYINANFDEGSDSLDRHYCYGLAMSYYQAVKVCKDIRHAEGDSCETSLMIMKCIISDNRRRSYDVPFYPAVYTISVFPQETLANGTEAATTLN; encoded by the exons ATGAATTTCATTACCGTTTGTGTAATCGTGTGCGCAATTGCGCTgagtttttcatttgattttgtgAATCCTCTGGTGCAGCATAAATCTACCGCAACTAATGTTGGT ATTCCAGGCTGCCATTCTGTTTCTGGCAAATGTATGAGATCTCCTCATGTTCCGATT GGTGCTGAACCCATTGATACCGCTCGAGTCGATCCAGCCGTTTCTATGGAGGAATTCGAAAGCGGGCTGAAACGACGATATCTCGAAACGTCGGCAACAATCGTCGATGCATGGCGAAAATGCAACGAGACATACCACGTGCCGTCGAACGAATCATACGACATGTTTATAAATCCTACGTGGGGCGTCGAACGAGCATTGAGCAAAGATGCTAAATGTTTGATTGACTGTACGATGCGCAAAATGGGCGTG ATGACCGATGAGGGTTTTCAATGGTCAGAATATATAGACCAGATTAAGAAGCTTCGGTTCGTGTACACAACATTCAACATAAATGATAAGCCAGATGAGACAAGAATGCAGATGTGGAAtgcagtttttcgacaagCACTCGAATATTCCTATCGAAAGTGTTACATCAATGCGAATTTCGACGAAGGGTCGGATTCCCTTGATCGTCATTATTGCTACGGACTCGCGATGTCCTATTATCAGGCTGTTAAAGTTTGTAAGGACATTAGGCATGCGGAAGGCGATAG CTGTGAAACATCTTTGATGATAATGAAATGCATAATCAGTGACAACCGGAGACGATCGTATGATGTACCATTTTATCCGGCTGTTTATAcgatttcagtttttccacaAGAAACATTGGCTAATGGTACTGAAGCTGCTACAACTCTGAATTGA
- the LOC119074528 gene encoding uncharacterized protein LOC119074528 isoform X3, which yields MNFITVCVIVCAIALSFSFDFVNPLVQHKSTATNGAEPIDTARVDPAVSMEEFESGLKRRYLETSATIVDAWRKCNETYHVPSNESYDMFINPTWGVERALSKDAKCLIDCTMRKMGVMTDEGFQWSEYIDQIKKLRFVYTTFNINDKPDETRMQMWNAVFRQALEYSYRKCYINANFDEGSDSLDRHYCYGLAMSYYQAVKVCKDIRHAEGDSCETSLMIMKCIISDNRRRSYDVPFYPAVYTISVFPQETLANGTEAATTLN from the exons ATGAATTTCATTACCGTTTGTGTAATCGTGTGCGCAATTGCGCTgagtttttcatttgattttgtgAATCCTCTGGTGCAGCATAAATCTACCGCAACTAAT GGTGCTGAACCCATTGATACCGCTCGAGTCGATCCAGCCGTTTCTATGGAGGAATTCGAAAGCGGGCTGAAACGACGATATCTCGAAACGTCGGCAACAATCGTCGATGCATGGCGAAAATGCAACGAGACATACCACGTGCCGTCGAACGAATCATACGACATGTTTATAAATCCTACGTGGGGCGTCGAACGAGCATTGAGCAAAGATGCTAAATGTTTGATTGACTGTACGATGCGCAAAATGGGCGTG ATGACCGATGAGGGTTTTCAATGGTCAGAATATATAGACCAGATTAAGAAGCTTCGGTTCGTGTACACAACATTCAACATAAATGATAAGCCAGATGAGACAAGAATGCAGATGTGGAAtgcagtttttcgacaagCACTCGAATATTCCTATCGAAAGTGTTACATCAATGCGAATTTCGACGAAGGGTCGGATTCCCTTGATCGTCATTATTGCTACGGACTCGCGATGTCCTATTATCAGGCTGTTAAAGTTTGTAAGGACATTAGGCATGCGGAAGGCGATAG CTGTGAAACATCTTTGATGATAATGAAATGCATAATCAGTGACAACCGGAGACGATCGTATGATGTACCATTTTATCCGGCTGTTTATAcgatttcagtttttccacaAGAAACATTGGCTAATGGTACTGAAGCTGCTACAACTCTGAATTGA